The sequence AGAGCAAAAGATCGTCTACTCTCATTCATGTTCAATCAACGGCTAGAAAATTTTTAAACATCTAAAAATAAGAATGAATCTGAGCTGACTCCTAATGTTACCATGATTAAATATAGAAAATTTGCAGCACAATTTATGTTATGCAACAAGCCATCTCGTAATACATGTGTCATGTATTtgctaatttaatttttttttcagtaAAACACaatgtgttttatttttttataatttaaaaaaatcgaattattccaaaaaaaaaaaatcgaattagATATATCATTGAGTTAAATCTTATGTGCTTTTGTGGGGTCACtgatttttatatttgtttacTCTTTTTCATTGGTTTTGATATTTATCCTACTTAACTAAATAAAGGGGATGTTAGGATTTTAGGGGATAAGATAAACAATAAAATCCAAAATATATTTCTATTCAAATACCAATTCCTATCCCAAGTTCGaactcctttatatataaaTAGCATAATCATACATCAATTTTCTCTTAACTTAATTTTCAACAGCAACAATATGGCTTCTCTGATAATTCTTTTTTCACTTTGTGTTCTTTGTTTCCTAGCATTCAATCTTTTGATTTCGACTGCTACCTTAGTGTCACATGATGGAAGAGCCATCAAAATTGACGGCAAACGCAAAGTATTAATTTCTGGTTCCATTCATTATCCAAGAAGTACTGCTGAGGTAATTAGTTCATTACCTACCACATTCTTTTTGGAATTGAGTTCGTTATATTAATTCATCGTTATTTTTCATTATGTGTATATAGATGTGGCCTGATCTGATAAAGAAATCAAAAGAAGGTGGATTGGATGCCATTGAAACATATGTATTTTGGAATGCACATGAACCTGTTCGCCGTGAATATGATTTTACCGGCAATCTTGATCTTGTAAGATTCATCAAAACCGTTCAAGATGCCGGATTATATGCCGTTCTTCGTATTGGACCTTATGTTTGTGCTGAATGGAATTATGGGTAAGTAAACATCATTCTTATGAATCCTATTTTAATTGGTCTCCTTTTAAGACGgaatatttagatttttttttaattatgtagagGGTTGCCTGTGTGGTTACACAATTTACCCGGAATTGAGTTACGAACAACAAATTCTGCATTCATGAATGAGATGAAAAACTTCACAACTTTGATAGTTGATatgatgaaaaaagaaaaactctTTGCCTCCCAAGGAGGTCCAATTATTCTGTCCCAGGTAtctaattttagatttttacAATCGAAATATATTCTATTGTGATTAACAATAATTTAATGTGATGAAATTGATGAATATATGTGTATAGATCGAGAATGAATATGGCAATGTGATGGAAAAATACGGAGATGCTGCCAAGTCTTATGTTGATTGGTGTGCAAATATGGCTGAATCACTTGATATTGGAGTCCCATGGATTATGTGCCAACAAAGTGATGCTCCTAAACCCATGGTATGtatattttagggttaatttgaatttaaattcgagtattatttatatattatttaatctGTTTCAATTTGGATTGGAGTGAATCTAAATTGTTATTTGTATATTGATATAATACAAATAAATATACAGATATATTAGGTTTCTAGACAGCAAGACTTCAAATATTAGGTTCCTAAACCCATGGTATGTACATTTTACGGTTAGATTGAATTTAGAttcaaatattatttatatgttatttattCTGGTTGAATTTGGATTCGATTAAATCTCAAttgttatttgtgtattaatataatacaaataaatatatagatatattaggTTTCTAGACAGCAAGACTTTAAAATAATCCATAGTTCAACACTTATGAATTTGGTACGAAATTATGAACTTAATTACCTAATGAGTCCATGTTCTCCTCcactatatatatttaattaaaggtATATAGCTCATATTAGCCCATAaactatattttaaaaattaattccaAACTTTTGTCAATAGAAAATGGAAAGTAAAATCCAAGATGAAGTGGAAACGTagaaattgcaaaaaaatatattaattaggtTGGATTAGAAttagattattattatttcttaaGAACATTAGAACATAAGATGTGAATTGTTGATTTCTAAATAAGTTAATGGTTTAATTGGTGATTTTAGTAGTTTATGGATCTAATTGATTTTTAAGCTATAGTTTAAGGATCAATATGAGTGTTATGCCTTAATTAATCATatatttattcacactaattcGATTAGTAGATTGTGCCTGACATGTTATTCAGGAAACCTTTTCCCATTAGTTCTTGATTTTAGCAGACCAATCCATGCTTTTGTTATGCTGATTTAAAGGGAACTTGTTTtcgaaaattaaatttattacaTGAAGAAAATGATTTCATAATTTACTTGTATATTGATtacttatgattttttttttttttcattagatAAACACATGCAATGGTTGGTATTGTGATTCATTCACACCGAACGACGCCGATAGTCCGAAAATGTGGACAGAGAATTGGACGGGTTGGTTTAAGAGCTGGGGTGGAAAAGACCCACTTAGGATGGCTGAGGATCTTGCTTATTCTGTCGCTAGATTTTTCCAAACCGGTGGAACATTCCAAAATTACTATATGGTTTGTGTTTCCTACCTTATTCATTGTTggtttatattaattataattataataacaaATTTTATAATCTGTTATTTTATTTCAGTATCATGGTGGTActaattttggaagaacagcCGGTGGTCCATATATCACTACCACTTATGATTATGATGCACCTCTCAATGAATATggtaattaatatattttctagttGTTATATTGTTTGTTTCATGTATTgagattaattttatattttgatactAAATAGGGGGATTGAATCAACCAAAATATGGTCACTTGAAGCAACTTCATGATGTTTTGCACTCCATTGAAGATACACTTACTAGTGGCAACATCTCACGTCTTGATTTTGGAAATTCGGTTgaggtaattaaataaataatccctttcttttgtgttttaattgattataatattgaaattaattatattacttgattttgatttttataGGGAACTATTTTTGCAACAGAAAAAGTTTCAACTTGCTTTTTTAGTAACAAAAATACCACATCAGATGCTACCATTGAATATAAAGATGCTAGTTACACAATTCCTGCATGGTCTGTTAGTATTCTTCCTGATTGTGTAAACGTAGCATATAACACTGCCAAGGTATATATATGTAACTTCTAacattataatatttaattgtattattattttcacTAATTAAAACCTAATTACTTTGATCAAATTTAGGTGAAAACTCAAACTTCTAAGATGGTAAAGAGGAAAAATGAAGCCGAGGATGAACCAAGCTCTTTAAAATGGTCATGGAAGCCTGAAAATAACCATAAGTCTGTGCATTTGGGAATGGGTCATATGCATAAAACTTATCTTATTGATCAAAAATCTCTAAATGATAGCAGTGATTATCTTTGGTACATGACAAGGTAAATATTTAAAATCACTAATGTTAATTATATGTctattttgtttaaattttagATTTGTTTACTAATTTAATAATTTGTTAATTGACAGTGTTCATATTAAGAAAAGTGATCCAATTTGGAGCAAGGATATGACTCTTCGAGTTAATGGTAGTGGTCACATTCTTCATGCATATGTTAATGGAAAATATATTGGtatgtaattaaattaataatctgctatattaatttgtttatgtgattattattttaattaacttaTTTCTGGTGTCATTAGGTTCTCAATGGGCTAAGTATGGAGTTACTTCATACGACTTTGAGAAAAGTATCAAATTGAGACATGGGAAAAACTTGATCAGTTTACTCAGTTCTACAATTGGATTAGCCGTATGTAgatgttaatttaaaaaattatcaaattattttttgtttttatttccttgctaatttaactttttttttaccagAATTACGGTCCCAAATACGACATAATCGGAACTGGACTTGTTGGTCCAATTGCCTTAGTTGGAAGAAAAGGCGACGAAGAAATAATCAAGGATTTATCTAAACACAAATGGTCATACAATATTGGATTTCTCGGCTTAAGTTCAAACAATCAAATGTATGGTTTGGATTCACACCATTTTACAACTGCTAAATGGTTAGACCAAAATCTGCCTATTAATAGGATGATGACTTGGTACCAggtaatatataatataattctaatattatttttggtttttatgACTTTAATGTTTAAttgtattaataaaattatataattttttaggcCGATTTCAAGGCGCCGCTTGGCAATGACCCAGTAGTGTTGGATATGTTAGGCATGGGAAAGGGATTTGCTTGGGTAAATGGTAACAATATTGGGAGATATTGGCCAAGTTATCTTGCTGATGAGACTGGTTGTAGTAATGAAGAATGCGATTATAGAGGTTCATACGAGAATAACAAGTGTGTCTATAATTGTGGAAAGCCCACTCAAAGatggttagttttttttttttgtcatattaaTCCTATTGGTTCCATATATATGTTATGTGCATTAGAGTACTATTAATGATTTGAATTGTGAATTATGTAGGTATCATGTGCCTCGATCTTTCCTTAAAGATGGAAAAAACAATTTGGTTCTTTTTGAGGAACTTGGAGGCAATCCAACAGAAGTTAGTTTCCAAACTGTTTCGGTGGGAACAGTAAGTAGTAAAGTGAATGAAGGAGAAACACTTGTTTTATCGTGCGAGGGTAAATCGATTTCGGAAATTAAATTTGCCAATTTTGGGGATACTCAATCCGTAGTGGGTTCATTTAATAAAGGAACTTGCTCATCAGAAGATACATTATCAGTGGTCGAAA comes from Euphorbia lathyris chromosome 8, ddEupLath1.1, whole genome shotgun sequence and encodes:
- the LOC136202794 gene encoding beta-galactosidase 15-like, with product MASLIILFSLCVLCFLAFNLLISTATLVSHDGRAIKIDGKRKVLISGSIHYPRSTAEMWPDLIKKSKEGGLDAIETYVFWNAHEPVRREYDFTGNLDLVRFIKTVQDAGLYAVLRIGPYVCAEWNYGGLPVWLHNLPGIELRTTNSAFMNEMKNFTTLIVDMMKKEKLFASQGGPIILSQIENEYGNVMEKYGDAAKSYVDWCANMAESLDIGVPWIMCQQSDAPKPMINTCNGWYCDSFTPNDADSPKMWTENWTGWFKSWGGKDPLRMAEDLAYSVARFFQTGGTFQNYYMYHGGTNFGRTAGGPYITTTYDYDAPLNEYGGLNQPKYGHLKQLHDVLHSIEDTLTSGNISRLDFGNSVEGTIFATEKVSTCFFSNKNTTSDATIEYKDASYTIPAWSVSILPDCVNVAYNTAKVKTQTSKMVKRKNEAEDEPSSLKWSWKPENNHKSVHLGMGHMHKTYLIDQKSLNDSSDYLWYMTSVHIKKSDPIWSKDMTLRVNGSGHILHAYVNGKYIGSQWAKYGVTSYDFEKSIKLRHGKNLISLLSSTIGLANYGPKYDIIGTGLVGPIALVGRKGDEEIIKDLSKHKWSYNIGFLGLSSNNQMYGLDSHHFTTAKWLDQNLPINRMMTWYQADFKAPLGNDPVVLDMLGMGKGFAWVNGNNIGRYWPSYLADETGCSNEECDYRGSYENNKCVYNCGKPTQRWYHVPRSFLKDGKNNLVLFEELGGNPTEVSFQTVSVGTVSSKVNEGETLVLSCEGKSISEIKFANFGDTQSVVGSFNKGTCSSEDTLSVVEKACIGQESCKIEAKKDKFGTTDCEDNFMHTLAVEALC